One genomic window of Candidatus Coatesbacteria bacterium includes the following:
- a CDS encoding DUF2225 domain-containing protein, which produces MPSNLYLCLLLLAGLPTQAPATEFAEREVECPVCGESSVYRLPLEVDSNGGVSTDLAVYSSNGVQPWRYWIAYSPECGYTDWVGRFADQLRPEEVEFIEESFGAAEFEGIRRGELPLWERYRNLYLLEEYRGAPAVELADILLCGWWCLRPENVERETRLAYLGEITELLGAALIRGEVGDDQLAERVYLIGELERQAGDVVDARRRLSEARTMPGVVDSDITGFIERAQLLNDSRPLRRRVLEGTDAVVSHPDDAAIYDLAVDCWTFLEGNPSQVVDRGDAALAAWFYGERLGRPSAELAEWRARFETAYALELETRPLIYAADELGILERLAAGECACDD; this is translated from the coding sequence ATGCCGAGTAACTTGTACCTTTGCCTGCTCTTACTGGCCGGACTGCCGACCCAGGCCCCGGCGACGGAGTTCGCCGAGCGCGAGGTCGAGTGCCCGGTCTGCGGCGAAAGCAGCGTTTACCGCCTGCCCCTCGAAGTGGACTCTAACGGCGGCGTCTCCACGGACCTGGCCGTCTACTCCTCGAACGGTGTACAGCCCTGGCGCTACTGGATCGCCTACTCACCGGAGTGCGGTTACACCGACTGGGTTGGGCGTTTCGCCGATCAGTTGCGTCCCGAGGAGGTCGAGTTCATCGAGGAGAGCTTCGGCGCCGCCGAGTTCGAGGGGATCCGCCGCGGCGAGTTGCCCCTCTGGGAGCGCTACCGCAATCTGTACCTGCTGGAGGAGTACCGCGGCGCCCCCGCCGTCGAGCTGGCCGACATCCTGCTCTGCGGTTGGTGGTGCCTGCGGCCGGAGAACGTCGAACGCGAGACGAGGCTGGCCTATCTGGGGGAGATCACCGAACTCCTAGGCGCCGCCCTGATCCGGGGCGAGGTTGGTGACGATCAACTGGCCGAGCGGGTCTACCTGATCGGCGAGCTGGAGCGCCAGGCCGGCGACGTCGTCGACGCCCGCCGCCGCTTGAGTGAGGCCCGCACCATGCCCGGAGTGGTCGATTCGGACATCACCGGTTTCATCGAGCGCGCCCAACTGCTCAACGACAGCCGCCCCCTGCGCCGCCGGGTGCTCGAGGGCACGGACGCCGTCGTCAGTCATCCCGACGACGCCGCAATTTACGACCTCGCCGTCGACTGCTGGACATTCCTGGAGGGGAATCCCTCCCAGGTCGTCGACCGCGGCGACGCCGCCCTGGCCGCTTGGTTTTACGGCGAGCGCCTCGGGCGGCCCAGCGCGGAGCTGGCCGAGTGGCGCGCGCGCTTCGAAACCGCCTACGCCCTCGAACTGGAAACCCGACCCCTCATATACGCCGCGGACGAGCTGGGCATCCTGGAGCGGCTGGCCGCCGGAGAGTGCGCGTGCGACGACTGA